A DNA window from Strix aluco isolate bStrAlu1 chromosome 6, bStrAlu1.hap1, whole genome shotgun sequence contains the following coding sequences:
- the RETREG2 gene encoding reticulophagy regulator 2 gives MASGRAEEAAAAAAAEEEEEEAAAAAAARLAAALRQRLRGWEAALAAAQRLLVWERPLHSLVTAAALGGALWLFSSTSLRPLFLLSMSLLGILLLERWKPRFLFDFSAQPSEEPGGESEGVTSGAQPHLLSVPELCHCLAESWVTFRLYLQELLQYKRQNPAKFCMSVCSGCLILAVVGHYVPGIMISYIILLSILLWPLVVYHELIQRMYTRLEPVLMKLDYSMKAETLHHKHEKKKRQGKSEPAAGDEPTAETESESEAELSGFSPVVDVKKTALALSITDSELSDEEASILESGGFSVSRATTPQLTDVSEDLDQQSLHSEPEESFSKDLAEFPSVEEYHSRDLGPQSDEDAFGVPLGPELAHAARELDSAEKEAADSDLSILRLASPLHFVNTHFNGSGQAAGGSAEPKTVPAPGLGICIDTLSEEIVTTAITTAVQNTLSALLRSSEASEGPSLSEFLPAEPEEKLSFQAQLSESEVVETETAASPEDEEEADDFELLDQGELEQMDVELGLGEEQEAQESPAAPAPPSPTLAELPKQGDEEEAVMTAASMS, from the exons ATGGCGAGCGGCCGGGCCGAGGAggcagccgcggcggcggcggccgaggaggaagaggaggaggcggcagcggcggcggcggcgcggctggcggcggcgctgcggcagcggctgcggggctgggaggcggcgctggcggcggcgcAGCGGCTGCTGGTGTGGGAGAGGCCGCTGCACAGTCTGGTCACCGCCGCCGCGCTCGGCGGGGCCCTCTG GTTGTTTTCCTCCACCTCCCTGAGACCCCTCTTTCTCCTCAGCATGTCCCTTCTTGGCATCCTCTTGCTGGAGAGATGGAAGCCCAGGTTCCTGTTTGATTTCTCAG CACAGCCATCAGAGGAGCCAGGAGGGGAGAG TGAGGGGGTGACTTCAGGGGCACAACCTCACCTGCTCAGTGTCCCTGAGCTGTGCCACTGTCTGGCAGAGAGCTGGGTCACCTTCAGGCTGTACCTGCAGGAACTGCTACAGTACAAGAGGCAAAATCCTGCCAAG ttCTGCATGAGTGTCTGTTCAGGCTGCCTGATTCTGGCTGTAGTTGGACACTATGTTCCAGGCATAATGATCTCCTACATCATTT TGCTCAGCATTCTGCTCTGGCCTCTGGTGGTCTACCATGAGCTGATCCAGAGGATGTACACGCGTTTGGAGCCTGTCCTGATGAAACTGGACTACAGTATGAAGGCAGAGACCCTGCACCACAAGCATGAGAAGAAGA AGCGACAAGGAAAGAGTGAACCTGCAGCAGGTGATGAGCCAACAGCAGAGACAGAGAGCGAGAGTGAGGCAGAGCTGTCGGGCTTCTCCCCAGTG GTGGATGTGAAGAAGACTGCCCTGGCTCTGTCAATCACAGATTCTGAGCTCTCTGATGAGGAAGCTTCCATCCTGGAGAGCGGGGGCTTTTCTGTCTCAAGGGCTACCACCCCACAGCTGACGGATGTTTCTGAAG ACCTGGATCAGCAGAGCCTGCACAGCGAGCCAGAGGAGTCGTTTTCCAAGGACCTGGCAGAGTTTCCCTCCGTGGAAGAATATCATTCCAGAGACCTGGGACCACAGAGCGATGAAGATGCGTTTGGTGTGCCTCTGGGTCCTGAGCTTGCCCATGCTGCCCGTGAGCTGGACTCGGCAGAGAAGGAGGCCGCGGACTCTGACCTCTCCATCCTTCGCCTAGCGTCTCCTCTCCATTTTGTAAATACGCACTTCAATGGGAGCGGGCAAGCGGCAGGAGGCAGCGCAGAGCCAAAGACTGTCCCTGCCCCGGGCCTGGGCATCTGCATTGACACGCTGAGCGAGGAGATCGTCACCACTGCCATTACCACGGCAGTGCAGAACACCCTCTCTGCCCTGCTGCGGTCCTCGGAGGCCAGCGAGGGGCCTTCCCTCTCCGAGTTCCTCCCCGCCGAGCCCGAAGAGAAGCTGAGCTTTCAAGCACAGCTGTCAGAGAGCGAAGTGGTGGAGACAGAGACAGCAGCTTCaccagaggatgaggaggaagcaGATGACTTTGAGCTACTGGATCAGGGGGAGCTGGAGCAAATGGATGTAGAGCTGGGGcttggagaggagcaggaggcacAAGAGTCTCCTGCTGCTCCGGCTCCCCCCTCTCCCACGCTCGCTGAGCTGCCAAAGCAAGGAGATGAGGAGGAGGCAGTGATGACAGCAGCATCTATGTCTTAG
- the ZFAND2B gene encoding AN1-type zinc finger protein 2B isoform X4 — protein MEFPDLGAHCSWPACQRLDFLPLKCDACEQIFCTDHIAYAQHDCTSAYKKDVQVPVCPLCNTPVPVRRGEMPDVVVGEHIDRDCKSDPAQRKRKIFTNKCLKPGCKQKEMMKVICDQCHKNYCLKHRHPLDHDCSGAGRPLSKAGHAAVARAQASSSKTVTTSSSGAARPADSPSSPAPARGGRAAVLQTHSTTPPAVMLQNGLSEEEALQRALEMSLAESARSSAQPPRRTVQSHQTAACPRR, from the exons atGGAGTTCCCGGACCTGGGCGCCCACTGCTCCTGGCCCGCCTGCCAGCGCCTGG ACTTCCTCCCTCTGAAGTGCGATGCCTGCGAGCAGATCTTCTGCACTGACCACATCGCTTACGCCCAGCACGACTGCACCTCTGCCTACAAGAAG GATGTGCAGGTCCCTGTGTGTCCCCTCTGCAACACCCCAGTCCCCGTGAGGCGGGGGGAGATGCCCGATGTCGTGGTGGGTGAGCACATTGACCGTGACTGCAAGTCTGACCCTGCACAGCGCAAGCGCAAG ATCTTCACCAACAAGTGTTTGAAGCCTGGCTGCAAGCAGAAGGAGATGATGAAGGTGATCTGTGACCAGTGCCACAAGAACTACTGCCTCAAGCACCGGCATCCCCTGGACCACGACTGCAGTGGGGCAGGGCGTCCTCTCTCCAAAGCAGG GCACGCTGCAGTTGCAAGAGCCCAGGCATCCTCCTCCAAAACAGTCACCACATCGAGCAGTGGAGCTGCCCGGCCAGCAGACAGCCCCTCTTCTCCCGCCCCTGCCAG aggaggcagagcagcTGTGTTGCAGACTCACAGCACCACCCCTCCAGCTGTCATGCTGCAGAATGGGCTG AGTGAGGAGGAGGCACTGCAGCGAGCTTTGGAGATGTCCCTGGCAGAGTCAGCACGCAGCTCAGCACAGCCACCCAG